The Flavivirga eckloniae genomic interval AAACATTAAAATAATTTAAAGTAGCTTTATTAGCATTATCACAACCTGTACATAGAAAACCATATTTCCCATTTAGTATTACATTATTATTTCTTATTGTATAGTTAAGAATATTTGTATCATGGATTTGTATACCAGCTAATTTGTTGTTTACTATTTGATTTTCAGTAACTATAGCGTTGTTAGTTCTAGTAAGTTTTATACCTACCCATTTGTTTAGGATTACTTGGTTATTTGATATTATGTTATTATAAGATGTTTGAGTAGATGTAAAATTTTCTTCTTCAAAATAACTAATACCATAATAATTATTTCTAACAAAATTGTTAGTTATTATATTTTTCTGAGCTCCATTTCCAATATATATACCAGCGTAATCCTGGCGAAAATCATTGCTCGGTTCGTTAGTATTTGGATCTGTAAAACAACCTTTTCTATCTGAATTAGCATTATTTTTAACTATATTGTTAGATATTACACAGTTTTGAGAACCAGTGCCTATATCATTGGAGCCATCTACAGATCCATCCAAAGCGATTCCAGCAATTATGTTGTCCACAACTATATTACTATTAACAACCACCTCAAAAGATCTATTTAAAGTAATTCCAATTCTAGAATTACTAATAAAGTTTGATGAAATATTACTTAAAGATGATCCTCCTTTGTAATTTGTTCCTCCAAACAAGGCATCTGTAATGGCAATTCCTGCACCCGAACTGCTATCTGATCCGGTTATTTTGTTATCTCTAATCGTTACATTAGTACTATTCACTACTTCAATTCCTTTGTTTTTAAAGCTATTAATATTCAATCCTGTAATATTAATATTATCCGAATCAATAATAAGAATACCTTTGTTTCCAAGGTTAGTGGGGAAATTAGTATCCTCTGCTAAATAGCCTATCTTATCTCCAATTATACTTATATTCTTAACTCCGTTGAGATAAAAAATTATCCATTTTGAGTATAGCTTACCATAATTTTTGATAACTACATTATCTTTAGGTATTATAAATTGATTACTTCCGTTTCCATTTCCAACTATTAATTGGTTTAGATAGTAATCTCCAGGGGTAATTTCAATACACCCACCTCCACTAGCAGAAAGAGTATTAATTATATCGTTAATTTCCCACATATTGGCCGAGTTTATTTGTGTGCAATTTTGAGCGGATAAATTTGAAATAAATATTGATAAAAAAAGGGTTGTAGCAAATTTGAGGTTCATATTCTAGTAGTTTAATTTTTTGGTTGATTACAGATAACGTTTAGTATATGGCAAATAGGGAAGTAGAAAGCGATAAACCTTCAAGTTTGCACTGAGCCAAAACGTTGTTTTTGTTTTTAATTTATTCATTCTTAAAAGCCAAATCAACGATTTGGCGTGTTGGTAAATAACACTAATTTTCGTAAACTACCGAACGCCCTATTTGTTATACACCGTGTTGTAGCAAATTGTTTCTTTAATAATCAAATAATTCAAATTTGATTATTCTTTTCTAATCTTTTTTGTAATTCTAGAAATTTAGTTGTTAGCAATTTTAAGGATTCGATTTCCTTTTTTAGCACTTGAATTTCTTTATCTTGAGTTTTTAATTGTTTTTCCTGTTCAATAGTATAAAGAGTTAATTCTTCAATTTTTTGCAATAACTTTGAGTCCATTTCACCGAGATAAATTCCGTTTTTTTCAACTTCTTTAGCACTTGGGATATCTTTTAAATGACCTTTTTCTTTAATATGGCTTTCTACTTCTTCTAATGTGGGTAATTTGTAATCTTTAAAAAACACAAAGTCTGACCATCCAGTTTCTACTTTTATTTCTTTAGCTCTAATATTCCCATTGACTGCTAATTTCCAAGAACCGGGATTATTTGTTCCAATTCCAATATTTCCATTTTCTTTAATTAATAATCCAATAGTATTTCCATTTCCATGAGTGCCATTTGATACAAAAAATTTATAGTTTCCTGTGGCATAATAATTTCTAAATTCAGTATGTCCACTAGTTGTAAAAGGAGTTAATTCGAATTTAAAAGGTTCTACGGATACACTATATATTTTATTATTATATCCAATTTGTAAATTGCCATTAGAGTCAATTTGCGCTTTAACTTTTAGACTAATTGAAATTAATACAATTAATAAGAATGTTTTCTTCATAACAATTTTGTTTTATGATTTATATTCGCTTTTTTTAGCTTGTGCTTAACGTTTTGACTAAACTGCGTTTCGATGCAGTTTAGGTTTTGTTAGCACCAGTTTCTACTTTTTTTCTTCACGCAAAATTTTCTCCATTTCACGGCCTCTTGCCAATTCATCAATCAGCTTTTCCATACGTCTACATTGTTTATACAATTCAAATTCATCCTCTATTTCTTCAATTCGATAACCACAAACGACTCCTTTAATCAAGTGTGCGTTTGGATTTATTTTAGCTTTTTGAAAAAATGTTCTAAAAGTTGCTTTTTCATCAATAAGTGCTTGTAAAACATCTTGATCAAAACCAGTAAACTATTTAATTACTTGGTTGAGTTCTTCTTTTGTTCTACCATTTTTTTCCAATCTATTCAGGTAAAGTGGATAAATGGATGCAAATATCATATTGGCAACCTTTTCATTTTTCTCAACTGTAACTTTCATTTTCATTTTCATTTGATTTTGAATTGATTGGTGCTAACAACTGGATATGTATACCAATATACATATACCCGTTATATGTTTACCTACAAATCTAATGGGTTTTTAATTTGGCTAAAAATTATTTAAGACAACTTTTAACTATTAAAAAAGTGCTTTTTATATTGATATGTTACAGTTATATCTAATTTATCACATCAGTAACACAAACAGCAGAAATAACATCAAAACTACGATATTGTTCGATTAACTCACCATCAGATCTAACTTCATAAACAATCACTTCATCAGAATCTTGTAAACAAGCAATAAGCCATTTTCCATTAGCTATAATATTAAATTCTCGTATGGTTTTACCTTTAGTGTATTGAAATGATTGTAACTCCAAATCGTCACCGTGTATTTTAAATATGGTAATAGCATCCAAAGTTCTATTGCCAGCATATAAATAGTTCCCATTTGGATGAATTCTAATAGCAGAAGCACTAGGTGTTTCATTAAAAAATTCGGGTAAAGAAGTAACAGATTTTAAAAAGGTGAATTTATCGTTTTTTTGCTTTAAAATGGAGATATCTCCGGTTAGTTCATTTATTACATATCCCAGATCACCTTTTTTATTAAAAACTATATGTCTTGGACCACCACCTTTCTCAACAGGAATATCATTATGTTTTGTCTCGATTAATGTCGCACCATCTAATTGGTAGGTCTTTATAGTATCCATGCCTAAATCTGGAACAAAAACAGCCTTACCGTTCGGGTGAACCACAGATTGATGCGCATGAGGCCCTTCCTGTCTTTCTAAGTTTATACTGCTTCCCTCATGCTGAAAGTTTTGGGCATAAGGTGATAACGCTCCACCATCTTTAGTTGGGAACAGAAGTAAATTGCCAGAACCATAACAAGCAATAAATAAACAATCATTTTTAAAAGTAATATGGCACGGCAAACTACCATCAATAGCTTGTTCGTTTATTAACCGTAATGAATAATCATCCTGTACCTTGAAAGCTTTAACTTTTGGCTGTTCGTTTTCAAAAACTTCGGTTAAAGCGTATAAGTATTTTTTATCGTCACTTAAAGCCAGATAAGCCGGATTAGTCATTGAAAATGTGTGAAGCACTTTAATATCACCATTTTTATTATTTATTTCAATGGTGTAAATACCTTCACCTTTCCCACCAAAATCATCGGTGAGCATTTGTGTATAGCATCCTATGTAGAAAACAGAGCTCATTATAATCTAAATTTAGTTTAATCTTTATAATGCCAAATTAAGCAATTTGTGAATTTTTAACTTATAGTTAATATTATAAATCGGGTTTTTTTGAATTTTTTTAAACTTAAGTATCACCTTCTAATTATACATACATCAGACTTCAATCCTATCCTTAATTTAGGATATTATACGTTTTTTAGCTTCAGAAAACATGCTCCTTAAGTTATAAAAAGCTTAACATTTTTAACAATAAAATTACAATTAAGCCTTCATTTCATAATTCTTTCTTAAACTTTAAAAGTTTACTATTGGTAAAAATACAGGTTAATTTGTAGTGTTAATTTTAATAAAAGTAAAATAATTTACAATGGACAAACACAAGTTACTACTAATATGGGCCATGTTAGTATGCATTACCGGATACACTCAAGAGGTTTTCTTGGGAAAGGTTATGGACGAAAATAATGTACCACTACCAGGAGCAACTATTGTATTAAAAGGTAGCTCGCAAGGTGCCTCTACAGATTTCGATGGAAATTTCAAAATCGATGTACCTTCACTTAACGAAACTCTTATTATATCTTATGTAGGATATACTACCTTAGAATTTGCTATAAATGGGCAAAGTAGAGCAGACATTATATTACAGCCAGATTCAGAACAACTAAATGAAGTTGTAGTAACAGCACTGGGGATTAAAAGAGAGAAAAAATCGCTTGGTTATGCCTCTCAGGAATTAAATTCCGATGAAGTAGATGCCGGTAAGGAAAACAACCTACTAAATAACCTATCAGGTAAAGTTGCCGGTTTACAAATAACAAGTAGCCCTTCTGGACTTGGAGGTTCAGCCAGAGTGTCTATTAGAGGAGAAGCTTCTCTTAATATTAACGGTAACTCACCTTTATTTGTGGTAGATGGCACACCTATTAGCAATGAAATTGTGGGGTCGACCGGAACAGGAACACAGGATGTAGATTATGGTAACGGGGCAGCAGAGATTAACCCAGAAAGTATAGAGTCTATTAACGTTCTTAAAGGACCAGCCGCAGCCGCACTTTATGGAGCAAGAGCAGCTAATGGTGCTATTATTATTACTACTAAAAAAGGATCGGGTAATGGTAGGCTTAGCGTTAGTATAAATTCTTCAGTAGGAATAGAAAATATCTTAATGCTTCCGGATTGGCAAAATGAATACGGACAAGGTAATAACAAACAATTTGAATTTGTTGATGGTAGTGGTAGTGGAATTGCAGATGGAGTAGACGAAAGTTGGGGGCCAAGATTAGATACAGGATTATTAATTCCTCAATTCGATTCACCAAGAGCAGATGGTACAAGAGGAGGAGATTACTTGGTAAGTGATGCTCCCATTACTGCAACTCCATGGGTATCTAATCCAAATAATACTAAAGATTTTTTTAGAACAGGAACCATTTTAAGAAATAGTATTTCAATGTCTAAATCGGGGGATTTTGGGAATTACCGTATATCATATCAAAACTTGCAGCAAGAAGGAACTGTACCAAATACCGATTTAAAAAGAAACTCACTTAATTTTAATTCTGCTTTTAACCTAAACGATAAAATAACATTAAATACGAATATAAACTATGTAAAAACAGATAGTGATAACAGACCTTCTTTAAGTTATGGTACAGAAAGTATTATGTATCTGTTTATCTGGTATGGGAGACAAGTTAACACACATAATTTGAGAGATTATTGGATGCCCGGTAGAGAAAATCTACAACAATTCAACTATAATTATAATTACCACGATAATCCATATTTTAATGTTTACGAGAACACAAACTCTCAAGATAAAGATAGAATATATGGTAATGTAAGTTTAAGTTATAAACTTAATGATCATTGGAATGTGATGGTTCGTACCGGTCGTGATTTTTATCGTGATTTAAGGGCTAAAAAAAGAGCTTTTAGCACCCAACGTTTTCCATTAGGATTTTACCGTGAAGACAACGTGTTTTTTGAAGAAAGTAATTCCGATTTCTTAATAACCTATAATAATAAATTTAATGACATATGGGGCGTTACGGTTTCTGCGGGAGGTAACCAGTTTAGACAAAAGCAAGATTTCACACAAACTGTAGCACCGCAACTTATTAACCCTGGTGTATACTCTTTTAATAACACAAGAAGACCTTTAGAAGTAACTACTAATGACAAAGAAAAAAGAATTAACAGTTTATATGGTTTTGCTCAATTCTCTTATGATGATAAACTATTCTTAGACATTACAGGTCGTAACGACTGGTCAAGTACATTACCCACAGATAATAATTCATATTTCTACCCTTCTGCAACTGTAAGTGCTATAGCAAGTGAGGTTTTTGAGATGCCGGATTTCGTAACTTTTGCAAAATTAAGATTAGCATATGCCGAAGTTGGTAACGATACAGATCCCTATAAATTAACAAGCTTTTTCGTAAACGAAAGCCCTTTTGGAGATAATCCAGCGCTTACCGAATCGTCGTTAATTCCAAATGCTAATTTAAAACCAGAAAGAACAGCATCTTATGAGTTTGGTCTGGATTTACGTTTATTTAAAAGTAAGCTTAATCTTGATGTGACTTATTATAGTGGAGCTACTAAAAACCAGATTATACCTATTAGTACAGATGTTTCTAGCGGATATACAAGTAAACTCATCAATGCCGGTGAAGTTAAAAATTATGGATTTGAAGCCATTACCAATATCACGCCAATTAGAACAGATGACTTTTCATGGAGAACATCTTTTAACTTTTCAACAAACAAGAGTAAGGTAACAGATCTTGGAGGTGTAAATTATACTTTAACAGATAGAAACGGAGCATTTATTCAGGCAAGAGAAGGTGGTTCAATCAGTGCTATTTATGGTAGGGGCTTTCAAAGAGTTGACGATCCCGGTAGTGCGAACCATGGAAAAATTATTTATAACGCTCAGGGAATTCCTCAAAGAACAGACGATTTAGTTTACCAAGGGGATTATGCTCCGGATTATACCTTAGGTTTTCAGAATATGTTTAAATATAAAAACTTCGACCTAAGCTTTTTAATAGATACCAGACAAGGAGGTATAGTTGTATCCAGAACAAAAACTATAGGAAGTACATCGGGACAATTAAAAGAAACACTTATTGGTAGGGAAAATGGTATTGTAGGCGACGGTGTTGTAGAAGTATCTCCGGGGGTATACCAACCAAATACTACAAATATCGATGCAAGAACATACAATAACCAATATTATAAAAGGGATAATGTTGAAGCTGCAAAATATGATGCATCCTATACAAAACTAAGAGAAGTTACTCTTGGCTATACATTTTCCAAAAATTTGGTTGAAAAATTAAAACTTACAAATGCGAGATTCTCTCTAACCGGAAGAAATTTATTGCTTTGGACTGATAATCCTCACTTCGATCCTGAAACGGTTGCTGTGTCTGGAGGAACTCTACAGCCTGGTATAGAAAACATGGCATACCCTAGCTCAAGATCATTCACATTCAATTTAAAATTAGATTTCTAATACAAAGACTAATGAAAACAAAACAATTTATAAAAAGTTTAGCAGCCATGGCAATTATAGCTATTGCATTAATTAGCTGTGATAAAGACTTCGAAGAAATTAACAGTAATCCAAACTTTTCAGAAGAAGCAAATCCGGATTTGTTACTTCCAGGTGTTATACGTGAAATGGCACACAATTGGGGAAACCAAGGATGGGAAGAAGGTTTTACGGTAACGCAATACGCATCTCGTTTACAGTTTACTTCGGGTGACAGATATGATTGGTCACCTACAGGGAACCCTTATGACGATGCTTATAACTCTTTAAGAGATATTGAAAACATTATACGAACAACAGCCGACAATCCTGCAACCCAAAATTATTATGGTGTTGCGCTGGTAATTAAATCTTGGATTTATTCATACTTAACAGATGCTTATGGCAACGTGCCTTACACAGAAGCCATAAAAGGAATTAGCGATGATAATATCACTCCAAAATTCACCCCTCAAAGTGAGATATACGACGGGCTTTTAAAAGATTTAAAACAGGCCAATACGGTTTTAACCGATGCTTCAAATATTTCAGGAGATATTCTTTACGGGGGAGATATTCTAAAATGGAGAAAATTTGCTAATTCTTTACGATTAAGGTTGGCTATGAGAATTAGCGATGTAAACAATTCCAGAGCGGTTTCCGAAATGAATGAAATTGTAAACAGTTCGGCAACTTACCCAATTTTTGAAAATAATGAAGACGCCGCAAATATGCAGTGGAATTCAGATAACCCACAACCCAAGTTTAATACACGTTCAGGAAGTTTTGACGAAGTAAGACTAAGTACAACGTTAGAAACACGTTTAAAGGATCTCAATGATATAAGACTGATTGTTTTTGCACAACCAACATCAAACTCTGGTCAGGGAATTTATTCTCCTAACATGGATGATTATGTAGGTATGCCAAACGGTTTGGACGATGATTCGGCTTTAGGTTACAGCCCAACAGGAAATCCTGCAGAATCCGGTTCAAACTTCATCTCTCGATTGGGGGTTTTAATAACGTGTAGAGCATGCGATGTAGAAAATGCATCTCCAACAGCCTCGCAAACTATAATTATGAGTTATTCTGAACTTCAATTTATTTTGGCAGAAGCCAGGGAACGTGGCCTTATTTCTGTCGGTGATGCTTCCGGTTATTATAACAAAGGTATTACCGCTTCTTTTGAATATTATACAGAAAGAATTATAGCAGGAGGGTGGAATGACATAGCTACCGCACTTCAAGCTTTTGATATTCCAGATTATATTGCGCAGTCATCAGTAGCATATACAGGAACTTCAGATCAAAAACTAGAGAAAATTGCACTTCAAAAATGGATCGCCCTTTACTATACTGGTTTTGAGGCCTGGTCTGACTGGAGACGTACTAATATGCCAGAGGTAATTCCCGGTCCAGATGCCGTAAATGAAGGGAAAGTACCAGTTCGTTTTCAATACCCAAATTCGGTAAAATCTACCAATAACGCTAACTATCTAGAAGCTGTTAAGAATATGGGTGCAGACGATCTTAATACTAGATTATGGTGGGATGTAGCAAGCAATAACTAAAATTTGTCAATGAATTATTTTAAATATCTAATCATGACCATAGGCTTTTTTAGTCTATGGTCATGTTCAACAAAAAAAACATCAAAAGAAACTCAAAAAGCCAAACACGTTGTTGTAATAGGTTTTGATGGATTAAGTCCGGACGGATTAAAACATGCAAACACCCCAACGTTCGATAAATTGATGCAGGAAGGCGCTTATTCTTTACAGGCAAGAGCTGTATTACCAACAAGTTCCAGTACCAATTGGGCATCAATGATAATGGGTGTCGGACCCGAACAGCATGGCATCACATCCAATAGTTGGGATAAACACAATTTGGTTCTACCAACAGTTGCACAAAGCGAAGACTTCTTTTTTCCAAGCATATTTCATTTGATCGATACACAAATCGAAAACGCAGAAATAGGGGTGATTTACCACTGGAAAGAATTCGGAAGACTTTTTGAAAAAAATACAGTAGACTATGATGTTAATTCAAAAACAGAAGACGAAACCGCTGCGTTGGCTTCGGAATACATAAAAACGAAAAATCCAACCTTCACATTTGTACATTTTGACCATATAGACCATGCAGGTCACGAGTATGGTCATGGAACAGATCATTATTACGAGTCTGTAGAAAAAGCAGATTCATTATTGGCTGTTTTAATTAATACTATTAAGACTTCAGATATTGCTAATGAAACTATGGTTATTGTTAGTTCAGACCATGGCGGATTGGGTAAAGGTCATGGCGGGGAATCGTTGCAGGAGGTAGAAATACCTTTTATTATTTGGGGTAAATCGGTAAAAAAAGATTATAAAATAACCGCTCCGGTTTATCAATACGATAACGCAGCAACAGTGGCTCACATCTTGAATCTTAAAAAACCGTTTGCTTGGATCGGGAGACCCGTAAAGCATGCTTTTGAAGGTTTTAATGAAACGGTAAAATACCCTGTAACCGAACGTTTGGAACCACCTGTAATTTTACCAAAAAGCGAAGGTTATAAAAAAGCAGGAGGACTATTCAATAATGAAGTTACCGTTACCATCGAAAACCTCAATACTGTTACCGGCGACATTTTCTATACAACAGACGGTTCTCTGCCAACCAAAGCTTCAAAAAAATATAACACCCCTTTTTCTATCAAAGAAAACACAGTACTTAAAAGTGCCTTCTACATTAATGGTAAAATAAGCAGCGTGGTAAGCGAGGCATTTTTTAGAATTAAAGATGAAGATTACAAAGCACCTATTCATTACGACATATTTTATTCTGGTAATGACCTTGCAAACATTCCTTCTATACGAAATAAAAAACCAGATGTTAGTGGAAGCTGTTTTGAGATGACTTCAGAAGAAATAAAAGAAAAAGTAAAGAAACATTCCACAGTACGTTTTACAACAAATATTACAATTACAGAAGAAGGCAAATACACCTTTTATACGAGATCGGATGATGGTAGTAAGCTATGGATAAATGATGATGAGGTGGTTAATAATGATGGCGACCATGGTGTAAAGGAAAGAAAAGGAAGTGTTCATTTAAAACCAGGAGTTTACCCCTTAACCCTTACGTGGTTCAATGGCGAAGGCGGGTTTTGGTTAGATACTTATTACAAAAGCAACACCATTAATAAGCAAATGATACCAACAACCATTTTAAGCTCAAATTAAATGGATCACCAAAAAAATATTATTTCAGTTTTTTTCTACTTTTTTGTTGAATTAGTCCTTTTCTCCAAGGAGGGTTCAGTTGAATCCTCCTATGGGGAGAAGGTATTTTTAAAATGTATCGAAACCTCTTATAAGTAGTATGATGAAACCGGAAAACCATAACAGAAAAACAGAAGGCGATATAAACCAAACATTGGCAAGAAACACATGGATGGAAACCCAAGTAGACGAAAATACCAAATCATTTTTAGAGGAAGATGCGCGCTATTTTTTGCATCAATCCATGTCTACACCATGTCTGGATGTTATAAAGAAAAGTAACCAATCAAGTTTCTTCAATTTACAAGGAAAGCCGTATTTGGACTTTCATGGTAATAATGTGCATCAAGTTGGATATAATCAAGAAGAACTTATTGAAAATTTAATAAAACAGTTACATAAACTGCCTTTTTCACCACGTAGATACACCAATAAACCAGCCATAAAATTTGCAAAAAAGTTAGCGTCATTAACGCCCTCAGATTTAAACAGGGTATTATTAACGCCCAACGGTAGCTCTGCCGTGGGCATCGCTTTAAAATTAGCAAGAGCCGTAACCGGAAAATTTAAAGTTGTTTCCTTTTGGGATTCTTTTCACGGCGCGTCATTGGATGCTATTAGTGTTGGAGGAGAAGCAGTTTTTAGAGATTCTATGGGGCCATTAATGCCCGGAGTGGAGCGCATTCCCCCACCAGTAACGTATCGCGGTATTTTTGAAGACAATGAAGATAAATGTCTGGAATATCTAGAATATGTGTTTAAAAAAGAAGGAGACATTGGAGCCTTTATTGCCGAAACCGTTAGAAATACCGATGTACAAACTCCTTCGAAGTCATTTTGGCAAAAAGCAAGGGCGCTTTGCAACACCCATAATGTACTGCTTATACTTGATGAAATTCCTATAGCATTGGGTAGAACAGGGTATATGTTTGCTTTCGAGCATTATGGTATCGAACCCGATATTTTATGCCTAGGAAAAGGTTTAGGCGGCGGCATTTTTCCACAAGCGGCCATCGTAACCCGGGATAAGTTTAACATTTGTCAGGAGATATCCCTTGGGCATTATACCCATGAAAAAAGTCCATTAGGGTCTGTTTGCGGATTAACCACTATAGATATTATTGAAAAAGAACAATTACTTAAAAAAGTAAGACGGGATGAGCTTTACATGCGCTCATCATTAGAAGCTTTAAAGATCAAATACCCATTAATTGGAGACATAAGAGGCATGGGATTATTATGGGGCATTGAATTGGTAACTAGTAAAGATACCAAAGAAAAGGCCGTAGATGAGGCCGAACGTATTATGTACGAATGTCTGGCAGAAGGGTTGAGTTTTAAAGTGTCCGCAGGAAACGTTCTGCAATTATCACCACCACTTACCATTTCAAGAGAAGATTTAGATAAGGCACTAAATATTTTAGATAGAGCACTTTTAAAAATAAGTGATCAAATTAATAATCATCAAACTATTGTTTAAACATGAAGCAACATATTAATATAACAGTATTGGCAATTTTAATAACCTGTTCGGTTTTTGCTCAAAAGAATAGCTTTTTGGTACAGCCTTATTTACAGGATGCCACACCAAATTCGATTAAAATAATGTGGGAAACGGCATTGGGAGAAGAAAGCATTGTAGAATGGGGAAGTACAAAGAAACTTGGAAAAAAAACCACAGGTACTGCTAACGATATCAATTTTGGTAAATCCAGAATTCATGAAGTTAAAATTCAAGGCCTTAAACGTTTTACAAACTACTATTACAGAGTAAAAACCGGTCGTTTAGTTTCTGATATTTTCCAGTTTAAAACCCCACCTTTTGCTAATGATGAGGGATCATTTAATATTTTGGCGATGAGCGATATGCAACACGATTTCAATCATCCCGATAAATTCTCAGAAATCGTAAATGACGGTGTACTTTCATAT includes:
- a CDS encoding aspartate aminotransferase family protein, producing MMKPENHNRKTEGDINQTLARNTWMETQVDENTKSFLEEDARYFLHQSMSTPCLDVIKKSNQSSFFNLQGKPYLDFHGNNVHQVGYNQEELIENLIKQLHKLPFSPRRYTNKPAIKFAKKLASLTPSDLNRVLLTPNGSSAVGIALKLARAVTGKFKVVSFWDSFHGASLDAISVGGEAVFRDSMGPLMPGVERIPPPVTYRGIFEDNEDKCLEYLEYVFKKEGDIGAFIAETVRNTDVQTPSKSFWQKARALCNTHNVLLILDEIPIALGRTGYMFAFEHYGIEPDILCLGKGLGGGIFPQAAIVTRDKFNICQEISLGHYTHEKSPLGSVCGLTTIDIIEKEQLLKKVRRDELYMRSSLEALKIKYPLIGDIRGMGLLWGIELVTSKDTKEKAVDEAERIMYECLAEGLSFKVSAGNVLQLSPPLTISREDLDKALNILDRALLKISDQINNHQTIV